One window of the Eucalyptus grandis isolate ANBG69807.140 chromosome 8, ASM1654582v1, whole genome shotgun sequence genome contains the following:
- the LOC120286490 gene encoding G-type lectin S-receptor-like serine/threonine-protein kinase LECRK3 produces MASSYIILIFLLTGYCAAVGSEKCSISLNSAIHPITHPTSWTSPSGHFAFGFYQEGGGFKVGIWMVRKSQNTTVWTANRDDPPVSSNAALELTPDGQLVLKIGPGETELIANSSDSASCAAMDDAGNFILYNQHSEVIWQSFNFPTDTLLGGQSLPTGAELHSSVSWTNHSTGRFRLRMQYDNNLVLYPKDTLTSGIDAYWASNTCCYVQPVHFHLYLNFTGALLLLDNSGEYAVISDLDTSSVNHNSTIYRLILDSGGILQLYSHRFAENGDDVVSLMWTQPDNKCGVKGLCGFNSYCTMEDEQPVCRCFPGTDYVDSTNQFSGCERNFKEEWCRDARENSSSFTFKSIDQVYWQDPPYFQVTMEVADCNMSCLEDCDCEVALYDFKKGTCMKQKLPLMYAWTVPEKSFRAFFKVGLEGIEAANTNNSNSLVLEKVDSKKETIQLLLVTVGLTACSCIALAVAGLFTFKLRVLEYKKIVESGNFGLTEELALRPFSYKELKRATNGFKEELGKGSFGAVYKGTLYRGKRVVAVKRLEKLLNEGEREFRAEMSIIGTTNHRHLVRLLGFCAEASKRLLVYEYMSNGSLADLLFRSERHPDWNERMRIALEIARGILYLHEECDTPIIHCDIKPQNILMDDFWAVKISDFGLAKLLMPDQTRTFTVIRGTRGYMAPEWHKGTPISVKTDVYSYGIMLLEIVFCRRHMDVNASTPEEIVLSSWVYGHFRDGELDKLVLGEEVDKWLLEKLVKVSLWCIQDEPALRPSMKSVVMMLDGTTEISVPPCPTAATV; encoded by the coding sequence ATGGCTTCTTCATACATCATACTGATCTTTCTGCTTACAGGGTATTGCGCCGCAGTTGGATCTGAAAAGTGCTCGATAAGCTTAAACTCAGCAATCCATCCCATAACTCATCCCACTTCCTGGACCTCGCCTTCTGGTCACTTTGCATTCGGCTTCTACCAGGAAGGTGGTGGGTTTAAAGTGGGGATTTGGATGGTTCGTAAATCACAGAACACCACTGTGTGGACAGCAAATCGAGACGATCCGCCAGTGTCCTCAAATGCTGCACTGGAGTTAACCCCTGATGGTCAGCTCGTTCTTAAAATTGGTCCTGGGGAGACTGAACTGATTGCTAACTCGTCAGATAGTGCTTCATGTGCAGCCATGGACGATGCAGGGAATTTCATCCTCTATAACCAGCATTCTGAGGTCATCTGGCAAAGTTTCAATTTTCCTACTGATACATTACTTGGAGGCCAGTCCTTACCCACTGGTGCTGAATTACATTCGAGCGTGTCTTGGACTAATCATTCAACAGGCAGGTTTCGTCTCCGTATGCAATATGATAATAACTTGGTTCTCTACCCTAAGGATACTCTGACATCTGGAATAGATGCTTACTGGGCTTCAAATACGTGTTGTTACGTACAGCCTGTTCACTTTCACCTGTATCTCAATTTCACTGGTGCACTTCTTCTACTAGACAACTCGGGAGAATACGCAGTTATATCAGATCTGGATACCTCTTCTGTGAACCATAATTCGACAATTTACCGTTTGATACTGGACTCGGGGGGAATACTCCAACTGTATTCTCATAGGTTCGCTGAAAATGGTGACGATGTGGTGTCCTTAATGTGGACACAACCAGATAATAAGTGCGGAGTGAAGGGCTTATGTGGCTTTAATAGTTACTGTACTATGGAGGACGAGCAACCTGTATGTCGGTGTTTTCCTGGTACGGATTATGTTGACAGTACAAACCAGTTTAGTGGGTGCGAGAGGAACTTCAAGGAAGAATGGTGCAGGGACGCCAGAGAAAACTCATCATCGTTTACCTTTAAATCCATCGATCAGGTGTACTGGCAGGACCCTCCCTATTTTCAGGTGACAATGGAAGTAGCGGATTGCAACATGTCGTGCTTGGAAGATTGCGATTGTGAGGTAGCTTTATACGACTTCAAAAAAGGAACTTGTATGAAACAAAAGCTTCCTCTTATGTATGCCTGGACAGTTCCTGAAAAATCATTCAGAGCATTTTTCAAGGTGGGACTAGAAGGCATTGAAGCTGCCAACACCAATAACTCCAATTCACTGGTACTGGAAAAAGTTGACAGCAAGAAAGAAACAATCCAACTACTTTTGGTGACTGTAGGACTTACGGCATGCTCGTGCATCGCCCTCGCAGTCGCTGGTCTTTTCACCTTCAAGTTGCGAGTACTTGAGTACAAGAAGATAGTGGAAAGTGGAAATTTTGGCTTGACGGAGGAACTTGCTCTGAGGCCATTTTCTTACAAGGAGCTGAAGAGAGCAACAAACGGCTTCAAGGAAGAGTTGGGCAAGGGATCATTCGGTGCAGTCTACAAAGGAACCTTGTACAGGGGCAAAAGAGTTGTTGCTGTCAAAAGACTAGAGAAGCTGCTCAACGAAGGTGAAAGGGAGTTCCGCGCGGAAATGAGCATCATCGGCACCACTAATCACCGGCACTTGGTTCGGTTGCTCGGCTTCTGTGCTGAGGCATCCAAGAGGTTACTTGTCTATGAATACATGAGCAACGGCTCCCTTGCAGATCTGCTCTTCCGATCTGAAAGGCATCCTGATTGGAACGAGCGGATGAGAATCGCCTTGGAAATTGCCCGGGGAATCCTCTACCTACACGAAGAGTGCGACACGCCCATAATACACTGCGACATTAAGCCCCAAAACATCCTGATGGATGACTTCTGGGCAGTCAAAATCTCCGACTTCGGGCTGGCCAAGCTACTGATGCCAGATCAAACCAGGACTTTCACAGTCATCAGGGGGACGAGAGGCTATATGGCGCCAGAATGGCACAAGGGCACCCCGATATCGGTGAAGACAGATGTCTATAGCTATGGGATCATGCTCCTGGAGATCGTATTCTGTCGCAGGCACATGGATGTCAACGCGTCGACTCCTGAGGAGATCGTCCTTTCCAGTTGGGTATACGGGCATTTCAGGGATGGAGAGCTGGACAAGTTGGTCCTAGGCGAGGAAGTCGATAAGTGGTTGTTGGAGAAACTGGTGAAAGTGAGCCTCTGGTGCATTCAGGACGAGCCGGCTCTTCGTCCTTCGATGAAATCTGTGGTGATGATGTTGGATGGAACAACTGAAATTTCGGTTCCTCCATGTCCGACCGCCGCCACTGTATGA